One genomic region from Phragmites australis chromosome 1, lpPhrAust1.1, whole genome shotgun sequence encodes:
- the LOC133915876 gene encoding N-terminal acetyltransferase A complex auxiliary subunit NAA15-like, with amino-acid sequence MGSSLPPKEANLFKVIVKSYETKQYKKGLKAADSILKKFPEHGETLSMKGLTLNCMDRKSEAYELVRRGLKNDLKSHVCWHVYGLLYRSDREYREAIKCYRNALRIDPDNIEILRDLSLLQAQMRDLSGFVETRQQLLSLKPNHRMNWIGFAVAHNLNSNSSKAIEVLEAYEGTLEDDYPPDNERYEHSEMLLYKISLFEECGMLDRALEEMQKKESKIVDKLSFKEQMASVLFKLGRFDESERIYRSLLFMNPDNYKYFIAVQKCLGLYSDNGQYSADDVERLSAIYKSLKEEYAWSSAVKRIPLDFLEGEKFQEAADNYVRPLLTKGVPSLFSDLSPLYEHPGKANILEQLFLKLEDSIRTSGCFPGSPQKEPPSTLLWTMFLISQHYDRRGEYEIALNKIDEAIAHTPTVIDLYSVKGKILQHAGNFAAAAALANEARSMDLADRYLNSECVMQMLQADQVGLAEKTAVLFTKDGDQHNNLHDMQCMWYELASGESYFRQGDLGRALKNFLAVEKHYADMTEDQFDFHSYCLRKMTLRAYVSMLKFQDRLHAHEYFHKAAAGAISCYMKLHDSPTKSSTEENDEMSKLPPAQRKKLRQKQKKAEARAKREAEVKPEDETASSNSSKSGKKQNARPVDLDPHGEKLVQIEDPLAEATKYLKLLQNNSSGSLETHILSFELNMRKQKVLLALQAVKQLIKLDENDPGSHRCLIRFFHKINSLPAPGTDSEKLIWNVLEAERPDIRQLHGKSLIEVNRSFLEKHNASLTHRAAAAEMMYLLEPDRKMEAIKLIEDSTNNTASGINVLGPVKEWHIQDCIDIHKLLETVFGDQDAANRWKARCAEYFLYSTYFKGIKSAIAAYSVDNSLENSPENEIAPNPQLKPNEGKACGLNGILHIADDVSSLSIRSSRGEQSAWVQ; translated from the exons ATGGGCTCCTCGCTCCCGCCCAAGGAGGCCAACCTCTTCAAAGTCATCGTA AAATCCTACGAGACTAAGCAATATAAGAAGGGGCTTAAGGCTGCAGATTCCATATTAAAAAAGTTTCCAGAGCATGGTG AAACACTATCAATGAAAGGTTTGACATTAAACTGCATGGACCGGAAATCTGAAGCATATGAGCTTGTTCGCCGTGGCCTGAAG AATGATCTGAAGAGTCACGTGTGCTGGCATGTCTATGGTTTGCTTTACCGATCAGACAGAGAATACAGAGAAGCTATAAAATGTTATAGAAATGCTTTGAGGATCGATCCAGATAACATAGAAATTCTGCGTGACTTGTCACTTCTCCAG GCACAAATGAGGGATTTGTCTGGCTTTGTTGAGACTAGACAGCAACTTTTGTCGTTAAAACCAAATCACCGCATGAACTGGATTGGTTTTGCGGTTGCTCATAATTTAAATTCCAA TTCTTCCAAGGCAATAGAAGTATTGGAAGCATATGAGGGAACACTAGAAGATGATTATCCTCCAGACAACGAGCGATATGAACACAGTGAAATGCTGCTGTATAAG ATATCATTGTTTGAGGAATGTGGGATGCTGGACAGAGCCCTTGAGGAGATGCAAAAGAAGGAGAGCAAGATT GTTGACAAGCTATCATTCAAAGAACAAATGGCATCTGTTTTGTTCAAACTTGGTCGCTTTGATGAATCTGAGAGAATATACAGATCCCTGCTTTTTATGAATCCTGATAACTACAA GTACTTCATAGCTGTGCAAAAGTGCCTTGGCCTATACTCTGATAATGGTCAATATTCGGCTGATGATGTCGAGCGCTTAAGTGCTATATATAAATCACTTAAAGAAGAATATGCTTGGTCATCTGCTGTTAAG CGCATCCCTCTTGATTTCCTTGAAGGTGAGAAATTCCAGGAGGCAGCAGACAATTATGTCAGACCTCTCTTAACGAAG GGTGTACCTTCGTTGTTCTCTGATTTAAGCCCTTTGTACGAACACCCTGGCAAG GCAAACATACTGGAGCAATTATTTCTTAAGCTAGAAGATTCAATTAGGACTTCAGGATGCTTTCCTGGAAG TCCTCAGAAGGAGCCTCCGTCCACACTGTTGTGGACTATGTTCTTGATTTCCCAG CACTATGACAGAAGGGGCGAGTATGAGATTGCTTTAAATAAAATTGATGAGGCTATTGCACATACACCAACTGTCATTGATTTATATTCAGTaaag GGAAAGATATTGCAACATGCTGGCAAtttcgcagcagcagcagcattagCAAATGAAGCTAGGTCCATGGATCTTGCTGATCGTTATTTAAACAGCGAGTGTGTTATGCAGATGCTTCAGGCTGACCAG GTTGGGCTTGCTGAGAAGACTGCTGTTTTGTTTACAAAAGACGGTGATCAGCACAATAATCTTCATGACATGCAATGCATGTG GTATGAACTTGCTTCTGGCGAGAGTTATTTTCGTCAAGGTGATCTCGGCAGGGCCTTAAAAAATTTCTTGGCAGTTGAAAAACATTACGCTGATATGACCGAAGATCAATTTGACTTCCATTCGTATTGCTTACGTAAAATGACACTTCGGGCATATGTTTCTATGCTGAAATTTCAAGACCGTTTGCATGCTCATGAATACTTCCACAAGGCTGCAGCTGGAGCTATCAG TTGCTATATGAAACTACATGATTCTCCAACAAAATCTTCCACTGAGGAGAATGATGAGATGTCAAAACTGCCACCTGCTCAGAGGAAGAAATTGAGGCAAAAACAGAAAAAAGCAGAAGCACGCGCTAAAAGG GAGGCTGAAGTGAAACCGGAGGATGAAACAGCGTCATCCAACAGTTCGAAATCTGGAAAGAAACAAAATGCAAGACCAGTTGATCTGGATCCACATGGTGAAAAATTAGTCCAG ATTGAAGATCCACTTGCAGAAGCCACAAAATACTTGAAGCTTCTGCAGAATAACTCGTCAGGCTCATTAGAGACCCATATCCTTTCATTTGAGCTCAACATGAGAAAGCAAAAAGTTTTACTTGCTTTGCAG GCTGTTAAACAGCTCATTAAATTGGATGAGAATGATCCAGGCAGTCACCGATGTTTG ATAAGGTTCTTCCACAAGATAAACAGTCTTCCAGCTCCAGGGACTGATTCTGAGAAGCTAATTTGGAATGTTTTGGAAGCTGAACGACCGGACATAAG GCAATTACATGGGAAGTCTCTTATTGAAGTAAACCGAAGTTTCCTTGAAAAACACAATG CTTCGTTGACGCACAGAGCAGCAGCTGCTGAAATGATGTATCTCTTGGAGCCAGACAGGAAGATGGAGGCGATTAAATTAATTGAAGATTCAACAAATAATACAGCGTCAGG AATTAATGTGCTTGGTCCCGTGAAAGAATGGCACATTCAAGATTGTATTGATATTCATAAATTGCTAGAGACAGTCTTTGGCGATCAGGATGCTGCAAATA GGTGGAAGGCACGATGTGCAGAATATTTTCTGTACTCGACCTACTTCAAAGGCATCAAGAGTGCTATTGCAGCCTATTCTGTCGACAACAGTCTGGAGAATTCACCAGAAAATGAAATTGCCCCAAACCCACAACTAAAACCAAACGAGGGAAAGGCATGTGGTTTGAACGGGATCCTGCATATTGCAGATGATGTGAGCAGCCTAAGCATTCG GAGTTCTAGAGGGGAACAAAGTGCCTGGGTGCAATGA
- the LOC133915887 gene encoding uncharacterized protein LOC133915887 isoform X4: MDAAAPLLAVSSATRLLCRTLGPVPAASPSKVDEALPDAISGPLKGSKELVEQARMVMKEHGDIRMLYQDGGAKAMAAANCKNQPGRRPALDRKPSWFTIKPFASKPVPAVDRSVLQNISNPEEYFTTLDRLDEAEEEIKRLKGESATEKTYNFEPVDEPKRRRKTVHTFKFRAGPETLNPIEIPASQTETMTKSQLSQDDAHASVSEINEQPVPSRSIECAILDVSAKEDSFAEDDDGDALTYLLTSFRNLDESKEENFMRETFGLPEVRMDFSCPRDPTVPGNRPQRSNTVRKKPKRVRTSEPGEREARISELEKRISFIYATKDKCADLLEDDESEGSPDIVMGEQSLVLDSSDVVLMTDETFAAREIYKETPNPSIKSAEYDLDPEPKTANRVTIDERQVGGSPLGLYRDIQVDKEKDPCSRHNISFEFALQEDDVPMDYPTIDKPNNETEVSSHHLAGGSAEVLVSTPGRNVAPDNIARTSHAAEENNQHREVVEEYGAVQDKSCHPPEMPLDDNDPHNQSQVYDGNIKKLAADLQNALFPTKEKKQKAAQKGKKKQQPKRGENVAGSYSVWSSEAYLLHR, encoded by the exons ATGGACGCCGCCGCCCCCCTCCTCGCTGTCTCCTCCGCGACGCGCCTCCTCTGCCGGACTCTCGGCCCCGtccccgccgcctccccctcGAAGGTCGACGAGGCGCTCCCCGACGCCATCTCCGGACCGCTG AAAGGATCCAAGGAGCTGGTCGAGCAGGCTAGAATGGTGATGAAGGAGCACGGCGACATCCGGATGCTCTATCAGGATGGTGGAGCCAAAGCCATGGCCGCCGCAAACTGCAAGAACCAACCGGGAAGAAGGCCAGCACTGGACCGCAAACCGTCTTGGTTCACAATCAAGCCCTTTGCAAG CAAACCGGTGCCTGCTGTGGATCGCTCTGTCTTACAGAACATTTCAAATCCTGAGGAATATTTCACGACCTTGGATCGGCTTGATG AAGCTGAGGAGGAGATAAAACGATTAAAAGGAGAGTCTGCAACTGAAAAGACATATAATTTTGAGCCTGTAGATGAACCCAAGAGGCG GAGAAAAACAGTCCATACTTTCAAGTTTCGTGCGGGTCCTGAAACCCTGAATCCCATTGAGATACCTGCTTCTCAAACAGAAACTATGACAAAATCTCAGTTATCACAAGATGATGCACATGCCTCAGTTTCTGAAATAAATGAACAGCCTGTTCCTTCAAGATCTATTGAGTGTGCTATTTTGGATGTCTCAGCGAAAGAAG ATTCATTCGCTGaggatgatgatggtgatgctTTGACTTATTTACTGACATCATTCCGAAATTTGGATGAATCCAAAGAGGAAAATTTTATGCGAGAGACCTTTGGGCTTCCAGAAGTAAGAATGGATTTTTCTTGCCCTCGTGACCCAACTGTTCCTGGAAATAGGCCCCAAAGAAGCAATACTGTACGAAAAAAACCAAAGAGGGTTCGTACTTCAGAACCTGGAGAGCGCGAAGCTCGAATTTCAGAGTTGGAGAAACGTATCTCTTTCATATATGCAACAAAGGATAAATGCGCAGATCTTTTGGAAGATGATGAGTCAGAAGGTTCACCAGATATTGTGATGGGTGAACAATCGCTGGTGCTCGATTCTTCTGATGTGGTTTTGATGACTGATGAGACCTTTGCTGCAAGGGAAATATATAAGGAGACCCCCAATCCGAGCATCAAATCAGCGGAATATGATCTTGATCCAGAACCAAAAACGGCGAATCGTGTCACAATAGATGAAAGGCAAGTAGGGGGTTCCCCGCTTGGTTTGTACCGAGATATACAAGTTGACAAAGAAAAGGATCCATGTAGTAGGCACAATATTTCTTTTGAG TTTGCACTGCAGGAAGACGATGTGCCTATGGACTATCCAACTATTGATAAGCCTAATAATGAAACAGAAGTTTCTTCTCATCATTTGGCGGGCGGCTCAGCGGAAGTGTTGGTCAGTACACCAGGTAGAAATGTGGCTCCAGATAATATTGCTAGGACGTCACATGCAGCTGAGGAGAACAATCAACATCGG GAAGTGGTCGAAGAGTATGGCGCTGTACAAG ATAAGTCATGCCATCCACCAGAGATGCCTCTGGATGATAATGATCCACATAATCAATCTCAAGTGTATGATGGAAACATTAAG